A single window of Archangium gephyra DNA harbors:
- a CDS encoding chemotaxis protein CheW, translating to MNLRGRALPYLRLREMLGVQGPAAGRESVVVLGHGGSRAGLVVDSLFGEGQCVLKPLGRLFRHLPGVSGSTILGSGRVGLVLDVPTLLRTAIRQRAAVS from the coding sequence TTGAACCTGCGGGGCCGGGCGCTGCCCTATCTGCGGCTGCGCGAGATGCTGGGCGTGCAGGGTCCCGCGGCGGGCCGGGAGAGCGTCGTGGTGCTGGGCCACGGGGGCAGCCGCGCGGGCCTGGTGGTGGACTCGCTCTTCGGCGAGGGCCAGTGCGTCCTCAAGCCCCTGGGCCGGCTCTTCCGCCACCTGCCCGGCGTGTCCGGCTCCACCATCCTCGGCAGCGGCCGCGTGGGGCTCGTCCTGGACGTGCCCACGCTGCTGCGCACCGCCATCCGTCAGCGCGCCGCCGTGAGCTGA